In one Bactrocera tryoni isolate S06 chromosome 5, CSIRO_BtryS06_freeze2, whole genome shotgun sequence genomic region, the following are encoded:
- the LOC120778807 gene encoding THUMP domain-containing protein 1 homolog — translation MSGPAAKKQKFSHFKQKNYFKSNKRQFLEVGQRGFLATCNFREKDCVREAYNVLNHYADELYGPKDKDVITSTLDKEPESEDVGDITDDLQKEIDATKSTKENKNTVKQRFQVVDTGATNCVFIRTTLPDPVELGTRIISDVAKTREQKSRFLLRLVPVEVVCRANLTDINSAGGVLFDKYFLKEGTTFAIIFNKRYNNDLKRDDVIHDLAALVQSKNIKNRVDLKNAAKTIVVEVIKGLCCLSVLDSYLKYKKYNLVELANSKDGDLNEEKDEKQNEADSVELSKDKGSQLTEASKNDDKQVDNKSEQTVNDDEIQKDVPTTEE, via the coding sequence atgagtGGGCCGGCagcaaaaaagcaaaagttttcccatttcaagcaaaaaaattatttcaaaagtaATAAGCGTCAGTTCCTAGAAGTGGGTCAACGCGGTTTCCTGGCCACCTGTAACTTCCGTGAAAAGGACTGTGTACGAGAAGCATATAACGTACTGAACCACTATGCCGATGAATTATATGGCCCAAAGGATAAAGATGTCATCACGTCTACCCTGGATAAAGAACCAGAGTCCGAAGATGTGGGTGATATAACAGATGATTTACAGAAAGAAATCGATGCTACAAAGTCGACGAAGGAGAATAAAAATACCGTCAAACAACGTTTCCAAGTGGTGGATACAGGCGCAACCAATTGCGTCTTCATTCGTACTACATTACCAGATCCAGTGGAACTGGGAACACGGATTATCAGCGATGTTGCGAAAACCCGTGAGCAGAAATCACGCTTCTTACTGCGCCTAGTACCCGTTGAAGTGGTATGTCGTGCCAATTTAACAGATATCAATAGCGCCGGTGGTGTActttttgacaaatattttctgaaagaaGGCACTACCTTTGCGATTATTTTCAACAAGCGCTATAACAATGATCTCAAACGTGACGATGTTATTCATGATCTAGCTGCGCTGGTTCAatcaaagaatataaaaaatcgtgTGGATCTcaaaaatgctgcaaaaactatAGTTGTAGAGGTGATTAAGGGGTTATGCTGTTTATCCGTGCTGGATAGTTATTTGAAATACAAGAAATATAATTTGGTGGAGTTGGCAAATAGCAAAGATGGAGACCTAAATGAAGAGAAAGACGAAAAACAAAATGAAGCAGATTCCGTGGAACTTTCTAAAGACAAAGGCTCGCAATTGACGGAAGCTTCTAAAAATGATGATAAACAAGTTGACAACAAAAGTGAACAAACCGTTAACGATGATGAAATTCAAAAGGATGTGCCGACAACTGAAGAATGA
- the LOC120778599 gene encoding peroxisomal membrane protein PMP34 produces the protein MVAQSKLSQVFSYESWIHAVSGAAGGCIAMSTFYPLDTVRSRLQLEDPDKNGEARSTIKVIKEIITGEGFQALYRGLGPVLQSLCISNFVYFYTFHSLKALTANSKQQSALKDLFLGTIAGIINVFTTTPFWVVNTRVRMRNVAGTSDDVNKHYNNLISGLLYVAKTEGIRGLWSGTIPSLMLVSNPALQFMMYELLKRNLTKFTGTEISSLGFFLIGALAKAFATVLTYPLQLVQTKQRHRTNTTQENKKSAPASNDASMMAIMLNILQHQGFKGLFRGLEAKILQTVLTAALMFMIYENISSTVKVLLNRTPTALK, from the exons ATGGTTGCACAATCAAAGCTAAGTCAAGTTTTCAGTTATGAATCCTGGATACATGCCGTTTCTGGAGCAGCC gGTGGCTGCATTGCTATGAGCACTTTCTATCCACTTGACACCGTTCGCTCGCGTTTACAAC TTGAAGATCCAGATAAAAATGGCGAGGCGCGTAGTACCATAAAAGTTATTAAAGAGATTATAACTGGCGAAGGCTTCCAGGCATTGTATCGCGGTTTGGGACCGGTTCTGCAAAGCCTGtgtatttcaaattttgtatatttttatacattccACAG CTTAAAAGCTTTAACTGCGAACAGCAAGCAACAGTCTGCTTTAAAGGATCTATTCCTAGGCACAATTGCTGGTATTATTAATGTATTTACTACCACCCCGTTTTGGGTCGTAAACACGCGTGTTCGAATGCGTAATGTAGCAGGAACTTCAGATGATGTCAATAAACACTACAACAATTTGATTAGCGGTCTGTTGTATGTTGCTAAAACTGAAGGCATTCGCGGTCTATGGTCTGGTACTATACCGTCACTAATGCTTGTCTCGAATCCAGCTTTGCAGTTCATGATGTATGAACTATTAAAACGTAATCTAACGAAATTCACAGGCACTGAGATATCAAGTTTGggtttcttcttaattggtgcGCTTGCCAAAGCTTTTGCTACTGTACTCACATATCCTTTACAACTAGTCCAGACGAAACAACGTCATCGCACAAATACCACTCAAGAGAACAAAAAATCAGCTCCAGCATCAAATGACGCGAGTATGATGGCAATTATGTTGAATATACTACAACATCAAGGTTTTAAGGGTCTTTTCCGTGGTTTGgaagcaaaaatattacaaaccGTCTTAACGGCGGCGCTTATGTTCATGATTTATGAGAACATTTCATCCACGGTGAAAGTGTTGTTAAATAGGACACCTACAGCGCTcaaatag